DNA sequence from the Tissierella sp. MB52-C2 genome:
TCTATGAATATATTTTATCACAGAACAGAAGTTTGTTCAATGTGTTTATTGCCAATTATTGCAATTCATCACCCACTTATAGAAGTGGATGTATTCTTGCTGGTCTTTTTGATAAAATACAACATTAAGTAGTGTAAAAATATGGTGTATATGCTATTATTGATGTAAATAAGAAGTGTTATAGTAATATGTTTTTTGGAGGTATCTTATGATAATTTGGATTAACGGAGCGTTTGGAAGTGGAAAAACAAATACAGCATATGAATTAAATAGAAGAATAGAGAATTCATATGTATATGATCCAGAAGAAGTAGGATATTTTATTCGAGATAATATACCTAAGAAACTGAAGCTAAATGATTTTCAAGATTTCACAATTTGGAAGGATTTTAATTATCAAATGCTTGAATATATGAGTATACATTATGATGGGGTAATCATAGTGCCTATGACAATAACAAGTGAACTATACTATAATGAAATACTTGAAAGATTGAGGAAAAAAGATATTGATATTAAACATTTTACTTTGGTAGCTAGTAAGGAGACTTTAATAAAAAGATTGAGAAAAAGAGGTGATAGCAGCAATTCATGGGCTGCTAAGCAGATTAATAGATGTGTAGAAGCTTTATCTAATCCTATTTTTAAAGAGCATATTGATACAAACAAGATGACAATTTATGAGGTGGTTGATTATATAGGTGAATCATGTAATATTGATTTGTTACCTGAGGAGAGAAATCTAGTTAAGAAAAAGCTATATAAAACTAAAATATGGCTTAGACATATTAGACTATGGAGATAGTACTATAGATCCACTTATGAAGATTATCAGTTAGAGAAATGGAGGAGATAAAGCTTATGAAAGCATATATTGGAATTAAATATTATGAAGACTATAGAAACAAGACAATTATTGATAAGATTTCATCAGCTCTTGAAAGAAATGGATATAGAGCTAGTTGTATTGTCAGAGATATACAGAATCATCAAGTTAGATATAATCCACAGGAACTAATGAAATTGACCTTCAAAGAAATTGATGAATGCAATTTAGTTATTATTGATTTAACTGAAAAAGGAGTAGGCTTAGGTATTGAAGCAGGATATGCCTTTGCAAAGGGTATACGGATTATTACGATAGCTAAGGAGGGATCAGATATATCTGAAACTTTAGAAGGCATATCTAAAGAAATATTTTTCTATAAGGACATAGAGGATATAGAGATGGCAATAGATAAACTTTAGGCTATAAATTTATCATATATCTTAGATAATATTTGGAGGAGGATTATATATTGCAATACATGGGAGACAAAGAATATTGGGATGAAAAGTTTGCTCAAAGAAGTGATAAGCCATTAAATCCAGAAGGAGTAATAATAGACAACATTAATTATTTTCAAAAAGGATCCCTTCTCGATATTGCATCTGGTGATGGTAGAAATGCGTTGTTTTTTCTTGAAAATGGCTTTAGAGTCACAGGAGTTGATTTTAGCCTTAATGCCTTAGAACGTTTGAAGAGATTTGCAGAAAGATTAAACCATTCTATAGAAACACAGCAGGTAGACTTAAGTAATTCTAATGCATTAAGGAATATTGGAATATTTGATAATATTATAATTAACCATTACAGACTAAATCAAGAGAATCTTGCAGATATTGAAAACCATATATCAGATAATGGAATTTTATTTATATCAGGTTTTGGACATAAACATAAGACTGATGAAAGAATAAGAAAGGAAGATTTAATTCAACCAGCAGATATTGAAATATTAAAAAAATCATTTGAATT
Encoded proteins:
- a CDS encoding AAA family ATPase; translated protein: MIIWINGAFGSGKTNTAYELNRRIENSYVYDPEEVGYFIRDNIPKKLKLNDFQDFTIWKDFNYQMLEYMSIHYDGVIIVPMTITSELYYNEILERLRKKDIDIKHFTLVASKETLIKRLRKRGDSSNSWAAKQINRCVEALSNPIFKEHIDTNKMTIYEVVDYIGESCNIDLLPEERNLVKKKLYKTKIWLRHIRLWR
- a CDS encoding methyltransferase domain-containing protein — its product is MGDKEYWDEKFAQRSDKPLNPEGVIIDNINYFQKGSLLDIASGDGRNALFFLENGFRVTGVDFSLNALERLKRFAERLNHSIETQQVDLSNSNALRNIGIFDNIIINHYRLNQENLADIENHISDNGILFISGFGHKHKTDERIRKEDLIQPADIEILKKSFELIKYIENKDERGFLVTYIFKKKHKDILNVNGV